A window of the Brassica napus cultivar Da-Ae chromosome A2, Da-Ae, whole genome shotgun sequence genome harbors these coding sequences:
- the LOC111198997 gene encoding probable sodium/metabolite cotransporter BASS4, chloroplastic: MLQASILLLTPSFSRLVMLFQLQPQELVTGLGIFCCMPTTLSSGVALTHLAGGNSALALAVTVASNLLGILTIPFWVSRYIAGGVGVSFPTDQLFRSLIVTLLIPLIIGKVIWETFKGFANFVDNNRKLFSRMNAICLSLVPWIQVSRPRSLLLSVSLRFFLTFMSCNSLLHLSLLAFNALSIRILSGLSGDYNSKNSKGNGTAVLLVASQKTLPVMVAVVEQLRGAFGEPGLLVLPCVAAHLNQIMIDSILVNVWLRKSNNASSTGVKTA; this comes from the exons ATGTTGCAA GCCTCTATTTTGTTGCTCACTCCATCCTTCTCAAGGCTAGTTATGCTATTCCAACTCCAACCTCAGGAACTTGTTACTG GGCTAGGTATATTTTGCTGTATGCCAACCACCTTATCTAGTGGTGTTGCCCTCACTCAC CTTGCTGGGGGAAACTCTGCTCTTGCTCTGGCGGTCACTGTGGCATCCAACTTGTTAGGCATTTTAACT ATTCCATTTTGGGTATCAAGATACATAGCCGGAGGAGTAGGGGTCTCGTTTCCAACTGACCAACTATTCAGAAGTCTTATAGTTACTCTGTTAATCCCTTTGATCATTGGCAAG GTTATTTGGGAAACATTCAAAG GTTTCGCAAACTTTGTTGACAATAACCGTAAACTGTTTTCGAGAATGAACGCAATCTGCCTCAGTTTG GTGCCATGGATCCAAGTTAGCAGGCCAAGATCACTGCTACTATCCGTGAGCCTAAGGTTTTTCTT AACCTTTATGTCTTGTAACAGTTTGCTGCATCTTTCTCTACTAGCATTCAATGCTCTTTCAATCCGCATCCTCTCAGGTCTTTCAGGTGATTATAATAGTAAGAACTCCAAAGGAAATGGCACAGCAGTTTTGCTCGTTGCAAGCCAG AAAACATTACCGGTAATGGTGGCGGTGGTGGAGCAGTTGCGTGGCGCATTTGGTGAACCAGGGCTTTTGGTTCTTCCTTGTGTAGCTGCACACTTAAACCAG ATCATGATTGATTCAATTCTTGTCAACGTATGGCTCCGGAAGAGTAATAATGCATCTTCCACTGGTGTAAAGACAGCTTAA